The Sphingobium sp. JS3065 genomic sequence CGCGCCCGCGGCCAGCATGGCATCGCTTTCCACCGTGCAGCCGCTCATGACTATGGCGCCAAGGCCAACGAAGGCCCGATCCTTCAGGACGCAGCCATGAACCATCGCCATATGGCCGATCAGCACGTCTTCCCCGATAATCGTGGGCCAGCCTTCGGACGGGCGGCCGTTGATATTGTCGCCGGGGCTGTCACAATGGACCACCGTGCCGTCCTGGATATTGGTGCGCGCGCCGATATGGATGAAATTAATGTCCGCCCGGATCACGCAATTATACCAGATGCTGACGTCGGGACCGATCTCCACATCCCCGATGATCCGGCAACCCGGCGCGATGAAGGCGCTGGGGTGGATCACCGGGCTTTTGCCGTTGAGCGGGATGATCGAGACGTCGGGATGATCGGTCATGTTTCAGGCTCCCAGCAGTCGCGCCGCATGGAGCGCATGATAAGTGAGGACGCCGGAACAGCCCGCCCGCTTGAACGCCAACAGCGTTTCCAGCACCAGCGCGTCCCGGTCCCCCGCGCCCACGGCGGCGGCGGCCTCCAGCATCGCATATTCGCCCGACACCTGATAGGCGAAGACGGGCACTTCGAACCGGTCCTTCACGCGGGCAATGATGTCGAGATAGGGCAGACCCGGCTTCACCATCACGCTGTCGGCACCCTCCGCAATGTCGAGGGCGACTTCGCGCAGCGCTTCCTGGCTGTTGGCGGGGTCCATCTGATAGGTTTTCTTGTTGCCTTTCAGCAGGCCGCCGGAGCCAACCGCGTCGCGGAACGGGCCGTAAAAGGCGCTCGCATATTTGGCGGCATAGGCCATGATCTGCACATTGGCGTGGCCTTCCTCCTCCAGCGCCTCGCGGATCGCGCCGACGCGGCCGTCCATCATGTCGCTGGGGGCGATGATGTCCGCGCCCGCCGCCGCCTGGTTGAGCGACTGGCCGATCAGCATGTCGATGGTGGCGTCGTTGACGACATAACCCGCCTCGTCCAGCAGGCCGTCCTGCCCGTGGGCCGTATAGGGGTCGAGCGCCACGTCGGTCAGGATGCCGATGTCCGGCACCGCGTCCTTGATGGCGCGGATGGCGCGGCACATGAGATTGTCGGGGTTGAGAGCCTCCACGCCGTCGTCGCTGCGCCGTTCGGGCTGGGTATTGGGGAAGAGGGCCAGGCAGGGAATGCCCGCCGCATGCGCTTCCCTTGCGCGCTCCACGATCAGGTCCACCGACCAGCGGGAAACGCCGGGGAGCGACTTGATG encodes the following:
- a CDS encoding gamma carbonic anhydrase family protein; translated protein: MTDHPDVSIIPLNGKSPVIHPSAFIAPGCRIIGDVEIGPDVSIWYNCVIRADINFIHIGARTNIQDGTVVHCDSPGDNINGRPSEGWPTIIGEDVLIGHMAMVHGCVLKDRAFVGLGAIVMSGCTVESDAMLAAGALLSPGKTVLHRQLWAGRPAKYMRDLSDEALIDMREGVDHYVHNGKAHKGAVKAAFASD
- the hemB gene encoding porphobilinogen synthase, which codes for MTQASYPALRLRRTRASAWSRAMHAENRLNPSDFIWPLFVTEGSQMEEPIKSLPGVSRWSVDLIVERAREAHAAGIPCLALFPNTQPERRSDDGVEALNPDNLMCRAIRAIKDAVPDIGILTDVALDPYTAHGQDGLLDEAGYVVNDATIDMLIGQSLNQAAAGADIIAPSDMMDGRVGAIREALEEEGHANVQIMAYAAKYASAFYGPFRDAVGSGGLLKGNKKTYQMDPANSQEALREVALDIAEGADSVMVKPGLPYLDIIARVKDRFEVPVFAYQVSGEYAMLEAAAAVGAGDRDALVLETLLAFKRAGCSGVLTYHALHAARLLGA